One window from the genome of Macaca fascicularis isolate 582-1 chromosome 7, T2T-MFA8v1.1 encodes:
- the LOC102143302 gene encoding uncharacterized protein: MSPEPVMVELGFQSRPNSALPPNEVESRDALSYTASSPLGLGHHLHRTCSLNMDIDNWDEDNGKVECTCGQRCTERGSRGLSGLEASLEEDQPLRTRGSAEEGLEFHRKRELRPVLPLYRGGDCGLGLLTWESKGGRQERLMKSHLEELPEP, from the exons ATGTCTCCTGAGCCAGTcatggtggagctgggattccagTCCAGGCCTAACTCTGCTCTGCCACCCAATGAGGTGGAATCAAGAGATGCCCTTTCTTATACCGCTTCATCCCCGCTGGGTCTGGGACATCACCTGCACAGAACATGCTCACTAAATATGGACATAGACAACTGGGATGAGGATAATGGTAAAGTTGAATGCACCTGTGGACAAAGATGTACAGAAAGAGGATCTAGGGGGCTCTCAGGCCTAGAGGCCAGCCTTGAGGAGGACCAGCCTCTCAGGACAAGGGGCAGCGCAGAGGAAGGGCTGGAGTTCCACAGGAAAAGAGAATTGAGGCCAGTGCTTCCACTGTACAGAGGAGGAGACTGTGGCCTG GGGCTGCTTACCTGGGAATCAAAAGGTGGAAGGCAGGAAAGGCTAATGAAGTCCCACCTGGAAGAGCTACCTGAGCCTTGA